The Streptomyces racemochromogenes DNA segment CCGTTCTCCTGCTCCGGGGCGGCCCGGACGCGGCCCGCATGTGGGTGGACGGCGTCCCCGTCGGCGAGGGCCGCCGGCTGGACAACGGCGGGTGGTGGCAGGACGACCGGTTCTACGTGATCCGCGTCGGCGGCCCCGACGGCCATCCGCTCCAGGGCCTCGGCGACATCGGGGACTGGCTCTGCCGGATCGTCTCCCTCCTGGTGTACGACGCCGAACGGGCCGTGGAGCACGTGTTCGTCCCCGGGCCCGACGAGGAGTGGACGGACCCGGTGCTGGAGATACGCGACGGCGCCGGCCACCTCTACGCGACGCAGGAGGCCCGCGAAGCCGGCACCGCCGACCGCGAGTTCCCCCTGAACGCCCCGTCCCCGGGCTGAGGCGCCGCCGGGCGGCGCGTCAGCAGGCGGCGGATCTCGCGTACCGCGGCCCCGCCCGCGCGGTTGGCGCCGATCGTCGAGGCCGAGGGGCCGTAGCCCACCAGGTGGACCCGCTCGTCGCGCACCGCCCTGGTCCCCTCCACCCGGATCCCGCCGCCCGGCTCCCGCAGCCGCAGCGGCGCCAGGTGGTCGACGGCCGCCCGGAATCCGGTGGCCCACAGGATCACGTCGGCCTCCACGCTCCGCCCGTCCGCCCAGGCGACGCCGGCCGGGGTGATCCGGTCGAAGACGGGCAGCCGCTCCAGCACCCCGGAGTCCAGCCCCGCCCGCACGGCCTCCGTCAGGGCCAGCCCGGTCACGCTGACCACGCTGCGCGGGGGCAGTCCCCGCCGGACCCGCTCCTCCACCAGCGCCACCGCCGCCCGCCCCTCCGCCTCCCCGAACGCCCCCTCGCGGAACACGGGAGGCCGCCGCGTGACCCAGGTGGTCCCCGCCGCCACCTCGGAGACCTCCAGCAGGTGCTGCACCGCCGAGGTGCCGCCGCCCACCACGACGACCCGGGCCCCCGCGAACGCCCCCGGCCCGGGGTAGCCGGCGGTGTGCAGCTGGCGGCCGCGGAACAGCTCCTGGCCCGGGTAGCGCGGCCAGAACGGCCGGTCCCAGGTCCCGGTGGCGTTGACCAGCGCCCGCGCCGACCAGCTCCCGGACGCGGACTCCACCAGCAGCCGCCCGGCGTCGCCCTCGCGCACGGCCGTCACGTCCACGGGCCGCCGCACCCGCAGCCCGAACCGCTCCTCGTACGCCGCGAAGTACTCCCCGATCACCTCGGACGAGGGCCGCAGCGGATCGGCGCCGGTCAGCTCCATGCCGGGCAGGGAGTGCATGCCGTGGACCTTGCCGTAGGTCAGCGAGGGCCACCGGAACTGCCAGGCCCCGCCGGGGCGCGGCGAGTGGTCCAGCACCACGTGGTCGATCCCGGCCCGCCCCAGGTGGTAGGCGCTGGAGAGCCCCGCCTGACCGGCCCCGACGACCACCACGTCCACGTCCGCCGCGTCCCTCAGCATTTCGTTCACGGTTCTACCAACCCGCGTCGGATGCCGGATCTTCCCGGATGATCCGAAGCCCCTGCGCGGCGCGGCGGCGCGTCGCTAGAGTCGGCTGCGTCACAGGGGACGGCGGCTTGGGGGCTCGGTGGGGCGGCGCTTCTTCATCGGCATGGGCACCGGCAGGTACTGCCACCTCCCCCCGGAGGAACAGCTCGACTCGGTGCCCTCGGACATCGCCGCCATGGCCCGCCTCTTCGAGGGCTTCGGCTACGAGCGCGCACTCTCCGGGCTGGGCGAGTACGACGGCGCCGAACAGCTGCGCCGGAAGCTGAGCCACTGGTCCGCCGACACCGCGCTGTCCGGCGACGACGTCGTGGTGGTGTACTTCGCCGGCCACGGCGCCGTCGAGGAGCGCGACCGGCACTACCTGCTCTGCTGGGACACCCGGGACACCGACCTCGCCACCACCGCCCTGGCCACCGAGGACCTCGTACGCATCCTCTGCAAGGGCGGACTGCGCCACGCCCTGCTGATCCTCGACACCTGCTCCGCCGGAGCCGGTACGGCCGACGCGGCCGCCGCCGCACTCCAGACGATCATCTACCGGGGCGTCGCCGCCGACTCCTCCGCCGGACTCTGGTTCCTCGCCTCCGCCCGGCGCAAGGAGATCGCCCTCGACGGCGCCTTCGTCCCCGTGCTCGGCGCGGCGATCGAGACCACGACCGAGCGGACCGGACAGCGCCAGCAGTACCTCGACCTCACCGAGCTGGTGAAGGCCGTCAACGAACGCTTCGACCTCGCCGGCCGGGGCCAGCGGGCCGAACTGGCCAGCGCACTGGTCACCGGACTCGCCCCGTTCCTGGCGAACTCCGGCTACCGCGAGGAATTACCGCCGGCCGGCACCGACCTGGAGGTCCAGGGGCGGGTCGCCGCCAGGGAACTCGCCGAGCACTTCGGCCCGCGCTCGCGCGGGGTGGAGTTCGAGTCCGAACAGGGCCTCTACTTCAGCGGCCGGGTCAACGTGCTCACCGACGTCGCCGCCTGGCTGACGGCCGAGGAGGGCGACGGCCGGGGCCGCGTCGTCACCGGCGTCCCCGGCTGCGGCAAATCCGCCGTCCTCGGCCGGATCGTCGCCCTCTCCGACCCCGCCTACCGGGCCCGCCTCGACCTCAGCGGCGTCGACCCGAACACCGTGGTCCCGGTGAACTGCGTGACGGCCGCCGTCCACGCCCGCCACAAGCGCCTGGAGGAGATCGTCGAGCGGATCGCCTCCGCCCTCGGCACCGAGGCCGACGGCGTCGCCGCCCTCCTCCAGGAACTCACCCGGCGCGGCCGCCAGGGCCCCCCGCTGGTCATCGTCGTCGACGCCGTCGACGAGGCCGGCTCCGACACCGCCGCCGACGCCGGCGGCCACGGCGAACCCCGGCGCATCACCCGCGAACTGCTGCGCCCCATGGCCGAGATCCAGGGCGTGCGCCTCCTCGTGGGCACCCGGCGCGAACTCGTCACCGCCCTCGGCCCCACCTTCACCTGCCTCGACCTGGACCGGGAGGAGTACCAGGCCGGGGCCGAGGACGTCTCCGCGTACGTCGCCCGGGTGCTGCTGGCAGCCGAGGAGCCCGAGGTCCGCACCCCGTACCGGGACCGTCCGGCCCTGGCCCGGACCGTGGCGCGCGGCGTCGCGGAGAAGGCGGCAGGCGTCTACCTCTACGCCAGGATGACGGCCCGGACGCTGCGCTCGGACGCCGAGCCGGTCGACACCGGCCGGCCGGGCTGGGAGGACAACCTGCCCAGCGAGGTCGGCGAAGCCTTCGACGACTACCTCCAGCGCTTCGGCCCCGACGAGCCCCGCGTACGCCGCATGCTGCTGGCGCTGGCGTTCTCGGAGGGCAAGGGGCTGCCGCGCGGGCGGGTGTGGACCGCACTCGGCTCCGCCATCTCCGGAGTCCCCTGCTCGGAGGAGGACGTCAGCTGGGCCCTGGACGTCGCGGCGGCGTACATCGCCGAAGTCACCGACGACGACCGCCGCTCGGCGTACCGGCTCTACCACAAGGCCCTCGCCGAGCACCTGCGCGCGACGGCCGCCCAGGACGCGCACGACGTCCAGCACGCCGTGGTCGACGCGCTGTTGGGCCTGGTACCCCAGGCGGAGGCGCAGCAGCCCGACTGGTTCGCCGCCGTGCCCTACGTACGGCAGCACCTCGCCACCCATGCCGTGGCGGCCG contains these protein-coding regions:
- a CDS encoding FAD-dependent oxidoreductase gives rise to the protein MLRDAADVDVVVVGAGQAGLSSAYHLGRAGIDHVVLDHSPRPGGAWQFRWPSLTYGKVHGMHSLPGMELTGADPLRPSSEVIGEYFAAYEERFGLRVRRPVDVTAVREGDAGRLLVESASGSWSARALVNATGTWDRPFWPRYPGQELFRGRQLHTAGYPGPGAFAGARVVVVGGGTSAVQHLLEVSEVAAGTTWVTRRPPVFREGAFGEAEGRAAVALVEERVRRGLPPRSVVSVTGLALTEAVRAGLDSGVLERLPVFDRITPAGVAWADGRSVEADVILWATGFRAAVDHLAPLRLREPGGGIRVEGTRAVRDERVHLVGYGPSASTIGANRAGGAAVREIRRLLTRRPAAPQPGDGAFRGNSRSAVPASRASCVA